Genomic segment of Sphingopyxis lindanitolerans:
TGGCGCTGGTCCTCGGTGCCATAGGCCATCAGCGCGTGGATCGCGCCGGGGGTCAGGATGTTGCACAGGGTAAAGCCCATGTCCGCGGTGCCGAGCGCCTCGATCACCACGGTCGCCAGCGTGAAGGGCAGGTCCTGCCCGCCATAGGCGCCGGGACCGTCGAGGCTGCCCCAGCCCGCTTCGACGAACTGCTTGTAGGCGTCCTTGAATCCCGGCGGCATGGTGACCTTGCCGTCGTCCCATTTGGGATTGGTGACGTCGCCGACGCGGTTCAAGGGCGCATAGACCTCGGCCGCGAAGTCGCCGATGCCGGTGACGATCGCCTCGACCATGTCGGGGGTCGCGGCGGCGAATTTGTCGTGCGCCGCCATCGCGTCGATGCGCGCGATATGATCGAGGACGAAAAGCTGTTCGGTGGTGGGCGGCGTATAGGTCATGGACGGGACACTTTGCTGGTGAATATCGTTGCGCGCGCGCTATAGCGCGGCATGGCCGAAGGTCCAACCGAGAGCATGGATACCGAGATCCGCCCTTTCGGCGCCGACGCGATTTCGCGGGCGGCGGCCTGTATCGCGCGCGGGCTGCCGGTCGCGGTGCCGACCGAGACGGTCTATGGCCTCGCCGCCGATGCGCGCGACTCGGCGGCGGTCGCGCGCATCTATGCCGCGAAGGGGCGGCCCGATTTCAACCCGCTGATCGTCCATGTGCCGACGCTTGCCGCCGCCGAGAAACTGGGCGTGTTCGGCGAAGCGGAGCGTGCGCTGGCCGAGGCCTTCTGGCCCGGGCCGCTGACGCTCGTCGTGCCGCGCAGCCATGATTGCCCCGTCGCCAGCATCGCGACCGCAGGGTTGGACACGATCGCGCTCCGCGTGCCGGGCCACCGCGCGATGCAGGCGCTGCTCGCGGCGACCGGCGCGCCGCTCGCGGCGCCCAGCGCCAACGCCAGCGGACGGATCAGCCCGACCAAGGCCAGCCATGTGCTCGCCAGCCTCGATCGACGGATTGCGCTGGTGATCGACGATGGCGCGACGAGTGCCGGGGTCGAATCGACGATTGCGCGGGTGACCGATGGCGCAGTTCAGATACTGCGGCCGGGGCCGGTGACCGCGGCGATGCTGGCCGGGGCTTCGGGGCTGGCGGTGACGGCGCGGGCGGGCGCCGACATTGTCGCGCCGGGGATGCTCGCGAGCCATTATGCGCCGGGCAAGCCGGTTCGGCTGAACGCCGCCGCGTTCGAGGCCGACGAGTTCGGCATCGGTTTCGGCGGGCTTGCGGGCGACTATCAGCTCAGCGCTGAGGGCGATGCGGTCGAAGCGGCGGCGCGGCTGTTCGATGCGCTCCACGCCGGCGCAGCGAGCGCGAAGCCGAAGATCGCGGTGGCGGCGATTCCTGCCGAGGGGTTGGGCGCGGCGATCAACGACCGGCTCGCGCGGGCAGCGGTGTGATTTTTGATTCACGCGGAGACGCGGAGGCGCGGAGAATAGCCTTGGGCCGATAGGCCCTATCTCGTTTTGCGGGTGCGGTTTATGCGCCGTCAAAGGAAAAGGCCGCTTCGCGGCATGGGCGACCTCTCCGCGCCTCCGCGTCTCCGCGTGAACCTGTTTCAGGCCGCCGCCGGTTCCACCGGGTCGCCGTGCGGGGTCTTGCGGGCGACGATCAGGCAGGCGATGACGATCAGCACCGCGCCCGCGATCGTCGGCAGCGTCACCGGCTCGTTGTAGAAGATCCAGCCGAAGGTCATCGCCCACAGAAAGCCGGTATATTCGCTCGTCGCGAGTATCTGCGCCTCGGCGCGCGCATAGGCCCAGCTCAGCAGCAGCAGCGACAGTGTCGAGAGGATCGCGGCGCCGAGGATGTGCGGCGCGTGGGTGCCGCCGGGAACCGCGAGGAACCAGGGCGCGCCGACCGCCAGGAACAGCGTCACGAACAGATTCTGGAAGAAGGCGATCTCCATCGGCCCAGCCATCTTTGCCTGCCGCCGCGCGAGGATGAGGTTGTAGGCATAGAAGACCGCCGACAGGAACACCGCGCCGACCGCCCACAGCGCCTCGGGCGTATGGCCGCCGCCGCCAAGCTTGCCCGCGACGATGACGATCACGCCGGTGAGGCCGAGCATCGAGGCGGCGATCGAGCGCGGGCCGATTTTCTCGCCGAGAAAGAGCGCGGCCATGTAGAGCGTCAGCAGCGGCGCGACGAAAGCAAGCGCGATCGCCTCGGCCATCGGCAGCCGCGCGAGCGCCCAGAAAAAGGTGATCGCCATCCCGGCGACGAACAGC
This window contains:
- a CDS encoding L-threonylcarbamoyladenylate synthase, with amino-acid sequence MAEGPTESMDTEIRPFGADAISRAAACIARGLPVAVPTETVYGLAADARDSAAVARIYAAKGRPDFNPLIVHVPTLAAAEKLGVFGEAERALAEAFWPGPLTLVVPRSHDCPVASIATAGLDTIALRVPGHRAMQALLAATGAPLAAPSANASGRISPTKASHVLASLDRRIALVIDDGATSAGVESTIARVTDGAVQILRPGPVTAAMLAGASGLAVTARAGADIVAPGMLASHYAPGKPVRLNAAAFEADEFGIGFGGLAGDYQLSAEGDAVEAAARLFDALHAGAASAKPKIAVAAIPAEGLGAAINDRLARAAV
- a CDS encoding DMT family transporter — translated: MRPDSPSPLIPFLVACAGIATYSSMDVLMKGLSIDIGAYNAVLWRTGLGALLSGALYFAMRPAMPDAPTMRIHAWRALFVAGMAITFFWALARLPMAEAIALAFVAPLLTLYMAALFLGEKIGPRSIAASMLGLTGVIVIVAGKLGGGGHTPEALWAVGAVFLSAVFYAYNLILARRQAKMAGPMEIAFFQNLFVTLFLAVGAPWFLAVPGGTHAPHILGAAILSTLSLLLLSWAYARAEAQILATSEYTGFLWAMTFGWIFYNEPVTLPTIAGAVLIVIACLIVARKTPHGDPVEPAAA